The sequence TACCTTCCGGCGGTGGTCCGACGACCTCACCCCCGACCTCGTGTCACGCGTCGCCGACTGTTGCCCGGTCAAGGACTACGCCTCCTGCCGCGCCGTCTGCCGCGCATGGCGCTCCGCGCTCCCGTCGCTGGCCTCACGGCCGctcgcccccgtcgccgccgccgacgccggcgtcgccgtgTCGCTCGGCGTCTGCTCCCAGAACGCGCGGCGCTGGAGCCGGCTCGTCGGCCTCCACCAGCCATCGGGGCTCGACGCCGAAACCTGCTGCTGCGTCGGCGGCACGCGCGACGGCTGGCTCGCCCTCGTCGGAGCAGCGGCGGGGaagccggcgagcggcgccgtGTTGCTGTTCAACCCGCTCACCGGCGCGGAGATCCCGCTGCACGCCTCGCTGTACGACCCCGAGTGCGAGCGGGCGCCCAAGGTCGTGTTCTCGCCGAGCCCGACGGCGCGCGACTTCGCCGCCGTGAGCATGTGCCGGCCCAACAGGCTCGCCGTTCAGAGGGCAACCGAGGGCTACTCCTCGAGCCTCGTCGTCGACATCGAGGCGCTCATGGACGGCGCCGTCGTGGCCGACATCGCGTACAGCGAGGAGGGCAAGGCCAAGGTGGTCTACTGCCTGACGACGCACGGCGCCGTGCACGTGCTCCacctcgaccgccgccgccgccgccgcggcaggcTGCGGGCCGTGGAGGTGGAGCCACTCGCGGCCGGCGCGTTCTCGACGCCGTACGACACCATCGCCCGGCACACGGACGCCAAGAGCGTGGCGCTCTGCGGCGGCGCGCTGTACCAGGTGTGGAGACGGCCGGGCGGCGCGGGctccgccgtcgcgccggcggGGATGCTGGACCAGCGTCTGCTCCGCGTCTCGGAGAGCGAGGTGTTCGTCCTGAGGTACGACCCGGGGGCGCGCGGGCCGCTTTGGGTGGAGGTGAAGGACCTCGGAGGCCACGCGGTGTTCCTCGGGGCAAACGACGCGGCGGTACGCGTCGTCGTGGACTCGTCGGAGTTGGTGGGCGACTGTCTCTACTACTGGGACaacacggcggcgccggagggagGCTACGAGGCCTTCGTGTTCAACGTGGCGTCGAGGGGCTccgcgcggcggctgccggTGGCCGGAGGTGTGTCGAGCCCACTGTGGTATTTCTTGCCGGCTTGGGAGAAGACAAATTTGAAGAAGCCGGTACAATATGATGATAGCCTCCCGGTACAATATGATGATGAACCGGATATTGGCGCATGATCAGATAGCTTGTTTGGTTCTATGGTTAcatcttaattaatctatagctagcatgttactccctccgtcccaaaaaaaaaaaaaaaagcgaatttaggactagatgtgacacagtctagtacaacaaatctagacagagatatatccagatttatagtacggatgtgtcacatccagcgttatagattggttttttataagacggagagagtaggttCTAAGGTTGGATCTTCGTTCACAAGTTAGTAATTTTTGTTACGTCTTTTTCCGTCTGGACATCATTCCAATATCATTTTTCACATTGTACTTTCAATTGAGTCGATACATAACATATGCATGAGTCGGAATTGCTAAaccatatttgaaagaaaaatggagGCCAAAGTTTGCAAAATTCTGCTCCGCTGAGTTTCTCCTACCTTTTTCGGATGATCAACCAAGCTAGGACTTAGACACGGCAACTTTAGCTACCTTCACTCCGACAACACCTCACAAGTCAAGGTTCAGGGTTGGGGTTGAGGTAGAAGGGGGCAAGACGGGTTTCCTCGAGCTTAGAAGGATGGCCATAGTGGTGGAGGGCTGACAAGTGGGGTGATGGACATGGGCGGATGGTGAGACTACAATGGCGCCATCGAGCAATAGGGATGTAGGAAGGCAATGGCGAGGCATCAGAGGTGGggatgagagagatggaaaCAAGAGGGGTTAGGAGGCACAGGTAGTGGTGGCGTTTACAGATGAGGAGGGAGCCTGACGCGGAGAAGACGATGGGGGTGGGGGCACCTTGCTGTCACCCAGATTGAGGAGAGGCAGGGAGGGGGATGTGGTGGGACTCGCCAACGTTGGCAAGTTCAGGGGATGGTGTGTTGGGGTGGGGAGGCGATGTCAGCGGTGGCGTCGATGCATGCTTTTTGAGAAAGATTGCATATAGCCATCGGGGAGAAGACGACAGATAAATAGGGTTGATTTACAATAGCAACATTGTCAGAGAAATAGAACAAGGATCCTACTCCATCAGCTACTTGGATATTTTGGGGACCACGATAGTCAAAGCGCGGACTGATGAAGGGACTTGAGTGCTATCCCAAGCCAGAGAAGATGACCCGACATCAGTATCAGTTCGGGATCGAGCTAGCTTTAGCTCGGGGACACGACAGTCGCCGCAACTAGGTTAGCGGCCCGAGGTCTTTTGGAGCGAATATACTTCATTAAGGATATTTGACCCGGTCTTTTGCGCAACCTTAGCCTGTCAATCCACATTAATTGCGGTGTATTTCAATTTCTATGGACAAATCACAGGTGACGCGGGGGTGTGGCTGTGCATGCCTTCTCTTGCTTGCCCACATCGCCCCAAAGAAAAAGGTGGGCCACGCGGTGCGCACTCCATACACACCCAATGcctccccccctctcccgccgTTTATTGGCTTTGGaggctgaccggtgggccccatCAACAACTAGGACGTACTTTATCTACCTTACTCCACGTGTCAACCAGTAAGTGAGTCTATCATATTCGGCCGCTCCGCTTGGAGGGACAGCAACAAAGACCCAGCTTACCAACTCTTTTGAGTTGGGTCCCACTTCTGTATGCATGTATGAACATTGTGGACTCCTCTTAAAGTATAAAAGAAGGATCCATGCAATAGAGAAAGGGTCAGGATGAGAAATTTAGAGTTAGAAAGAGAGCAAATTTCATCAAAAGAAACCggtaagaaaaggaaaacctaacaaaaataaaaggggcatttgtaaatttgccaccggttttttcaatattgcaaggatgccactcgaatgacagttctagcggtatttttgcaatttctagtaacaattttgcaataacgattTAAAATAGtagtaaatttgcaattgccccaaAATAAAATGAGCAGCCTGCCAGGTCGACTGACCAAGTGCAGCGAGCCAAGCCGGGCTCCAGTCGATCGGTCAGAACCAACGGCCCCAAacgaaacgaaaaaaaatttgtgaatagaacttttatatacatattcttagtgatctaaaagcaaggctaaaaaataaacttcgatgaaaaacctctaaaatcaactttaattttaaggttaaaaatttaaattttggctgataagtataagcataagcgaaaagataatACCGCAATACTAATACATGACTTGAACGTTTGTCGAAACCAGAGTCGTTCCCTTATTGCCCCAAAACTAGCAAGGATTAAAAGGTACTTTCCTTCCAAACAACCAAAGAGATGAAATAACTGAAGAAGaggcaaaggaaaaaaattcgAAAGAGCTGTTTCTCGCACTAATTCTGACAGAACGTCTTGGCAGTTCTCACAGCCAGAAACTACCTACAGACGCAAACCGATATGTTATGCGTATACTGAGCCTGGAATGATCAGCCACAAAATTGCACCGTCAGCGGAAGCGGATTTTAGTAAGTACTGCAGCTGCttattttgaatttagatgcAATCAGTATATTTCATCCAGGTGTAACAGGCTAACAGCGAAACACAAGAGTGACTAAAAACTTTATTACTACACAGGTTACAGGTCGAAGTAATCCAAGCAAGTTCACTGACTTAAAAAGCAAACACAGCCCTATTCCTACAAGTAGCAATCCCAGTAGCAGCACGGGCCGCACAAAGCCAGCCAACCAAAACGAAGAAACCAAGTCAGGGGTAAATAGCACACAAGGGCCTAAGGGCGAGATCACTAATAAAGTTCAGAGGACACAttgataaaataaaatccagaGCGAGAAATTCTGATAGCTGACGCCTATCAATTATGCATGCAGATGATCATTAGTAAACATGACATTGGACGGGACAGTTAGCCCATTCCTGTAAGGCTGGAACCAAAGCAAACATGACCATCATGGATCACAGAAACAACATTCTCAAAACGAACAGTAAAGAATAGGGAGCCAGCTATTCAGCTTAGCATGACTTGCTGATCTCTGAACAGAAGCAACACAagtcaatataatttttatttcatgTACCTTAGCCCAACATAAACCAAAAAGTAACTGAAATATGCCAGACATGTTAAACCGAATACTGTTCATGGTTGATGAATTTGATACGATGACCATATTCGAACATGATGACTTGAATTGCTCATACCTACATTGCCCAACAGAAAATAAACAACTTCATAGTAGTATCTCTGGAAGATGTCAATCGCAGCAGATCCAAGACGATGGATTTGTCCATTTTGCAACATGTTACTCTTGAGCATGAGATCAAAGATCAGTCAGTCCTTGCTAGTGATAACAATGTGCCATGATCTGAAAAGACACCAAGTAGGTAAGCACACATGACACAACTCAAAACCAACTGTCCAGCTCAAAATTTACAATTTGAAAAGCTATGTACTTAGAAGTAATTCCAAAGTTACCAGATTGGGTATGGGATGTGAGCTTCAGCTATGTCAGAATGTAACATAGTAATTTGTAAAGAAAATCTGAAGCAAGGCAAAAGGACAGTACTATATCAACAACGTTCTTTAAATATTTAGTAATACCCATTTTAGACTAATAGCCATTTCATGCTTCATCAACTACATCAGCAATTCCACGAAATAACGGAGCCTGGGAAGTTAGCCTCATCTATGCCAGAAataacagattttttttctagtagttaACATATAATACCATATCAACTTTCAGGCTCTTCTGATTTCCAATGCCATATATCATTCTCTCATATACACAAAACTGACTTTGTCAATCAATATAACAGATATAGCAGTTACATTATGACTAAGCAAATATATAGAAGCTGTAAAGAAAATGCAGGACAACAGACAAGCAAGGTTCAGTACACTACCAGGAGTGTAGAAGCTCATGTAGGGTAAGACGCTGAAGTAGACACCAGGCTCTTCAACCTTCTTGACCCGCTTTGACTTGAGCTCGATCGTGAATAAGCCAGCACCTGAGCTCACGAAGATGACACCCAGACCCTCTGCAGAGCCAACCACACATGCTCCATCACTGAGATCAGTGACGGGTATCGTTTTCTCCAGCTCGATGACCCTGCATATTACCCATTCTGCAGCCCCTTGTGGATTCACCTTCCTCGACCACACATAAAGGCTGGATCCCTCAATGCCGGCAAACCCCAGTAAACCATTCTCCATCACCGTGAGGGCAATGTAGTACATGTCCGATGTCGGCGGGTCAAACATAGATAAGCGGTTCTTTCCCCAGTTGTACTCGATGATTGTATTGCCGTTCCGAAGTGTGAAGTAGATTTCATCTCCGACAAGGGCACATCGCTTAGGATGGACATAAGGTGTGCGGTAGTATTCGCCTCTACTGCGGGCCGCCTGCCAACGCTCTTCCCAGGATTGATAGCCATCATCAAGAGTTGCTGGCGTGCTCCACACACCGGTCTCTGATGAATACACACTCCCCTTGACGAGTTCGTCGTCGTCATCTGTGGCCACGAAGACCACTCGGAAGGGGCCGCCGTGGCAGTCGAGGTGGTCACAGCCGCCGACGGCGCAGAACACTGCGGCGGTGTAGATCAGCCACGGGATGCCAGCTTCCGGCAGGCGGTGCTGCTCGCCCGTGACGGGGTCCCAGACGATGAGGCCGTGGTTCGACGcgtggaggaggacgcggccatggcggcagtCGAGGGCCCGGAGGAAGGCCGGGTCGGGGGAGAGGGGCGCCGCCGTGGTGCGGGCGATGCGCGGGGCGGGGTCCCCGTCTATGACCCGGAGCCTGTGGAGGACGCCGAGCAGCGGCGGGGATCCGTGGAAGGCGCGGTAGCGGCGGAGGAAGACGGGGTCGCAGATGGCGCGGAGCCATGCCTTGCAGACGAGGGAGGCGCGGAAGAGGTGCTCGGGCTCGtccggccggaggcggaggaggatctcggagacgagctccggcgggagcgcggcgatggcgtcgtccatgagctcctccggcgaggtcgtcggcggcgggggcgggtggACGCGAGGGTTTTGGGTGGGGATAGGCCGACAAGGGGAATTTAGGGGATTCTTCCAGGAAAAttgtaaccatgccattataattttgtaaaatttgagatatgccatcctaaCCCACATATCATTGACTTATGTCGGTTCTACatatcattgagataccgatggcatatcttaaactttgaaaaattataatggcatagtTCCAAATTACCCATTCTTGTACTTGCCTGGGTTCGAAGCTGACCAGTGGCAAGGTCGGTTTCACAACTACTCCTATAAGGCTACAAGCCTACAATACACATGTTCGTGCTCCGTCCTATGAATTCGcctgaattttttacattttagtccttttaaaaaacttaatttataAATAGGcccctaaaaaaacttattatcGCCAGAGTGACTAGCGCCGTGGTACAACGGGACGGCGCCGTTCCCCTACCACCGTGGCATCGCACGGTTGACGTGGCATAGGAGGGTGCCAGCAATCCTGGAGCCGCCACCCATCTACACAGCGCCAACACGGGCGGCGTGCTCATTCTGAACGGGACATGGCAAGTTCTCCATCGGTCCATCCAAATTGTGTCAGGTTAGTAGTAGTAGTCCAACTTTACACGCAAACAGCAGGTTGATATCCATCACGAATTCAGAATGAGCACGCCGCGCGTGTTGGCACTGTTTAGATGGGTGGCGGCGCTAGGATTgctggcgccgtcccgttgTACCATGGCACCAGTCACTCTGACGCCCCAAAAAGGACTATTtgtagaataagtttttttaagggtatatttgtaaaataattttttcaaaaggactaaaatgtaaaaaattcagtGAATTCGTCGCtggatttttatattttataaaaaaattaatgactcATATAAGATAGTGCGAAGTTTATATTGATGTACTAAGAAAAAATTACGAGATTATAACTGTGTAAGGTCgtaattcgaaaaaaaaaacaaaaacaaacacgACGCCACCACGAGCTGCTCCTCACATCATTGCCAACTCAGGAAGCCCCGAGCTAGGCTCTCACCTGAAACACCTTCACCCACACTTGTCGTTACCACATCCAGAGCTTTGCCACCTGTACAACGTCTACCAACTCGATCCTCCGTTGCACTAGCGCCCCACCACTAGCCACACACGACCATGATTCCTCCTGCAACCTGCCAACTCCTTCATAGACAGTGCAGTAGGCCACCACTAGCTACCTCTCATAGTCTCATGCCGTCGACGCGATGACCGCCTATTGTCGTTGACCATGacagcctccgccgccaccaggcGCATTGGCCTCCCTGTCGTCACATGTGTCATCCTCCTGCGGTTGCAGGCCGCGACGGCCTTGCCGTTGCCCACGCCAGCCTCACTGGCCTCCCTTCCACCGACCGCGCTAGCTTCCCACCGTATTGGCCTTCCATTGTCGTCACTGGCACCAATTCCCGCTGCCATGGCCAGCTTGGGCGCAGAGGCGACGGATCCACTCTTGGGAGGTCCTGATCCGGTCGTGGCAGCACAAGATCCGTAGCTTCTCGCTGGGGTTCACCACTACATCCTCATCGGGTTGCTGTGCTATGCCCTGCCTCTCCCATGCCAGAGATGGTGCGTCTCATCCATCTGCGCCGCTCTCTAATGCTGATCCAAACTGCGTCGCTGTTCCTCGCCGGATCCGGCCGAGGAGAGCATGGATCTGGACAGCACCACCACCTACTCTTGTTGGGTCGCCTCGGAACCTCCTCACTAATTCTATTGGCTAGAGTAAAAATATCATTTGAAACTTGTGATAGTTCTGTAATAACAATTCAAAACAATGGTCAATATGTTTGCCTCGAAAATtttaggaggagagggagctgcCTGGAGCATACTTGTCACTGTCAGAGATGAACCTGCCACATCCATAGCTACCTGCCTGTACCGCtttcaccaccaccacggtgACAACATTTCAATTAAACGAGGTTTATGATGAGCCTTTTTAGTGGCTGCATGTTTTTATTACTGTTTTTATATGATTGGGTATTAATGCTCTTATTTCCATGTGATTATTGTGTCTAACACATTATCATGAAGGAAACCATTTGACtcttatatattcaattttaatGATATAAAAAATGTGTCTTTATTAGTCTTGGTCATTGTTTCTTCTACCAGAAACTtttctatttggccctttgatacAAATGATTggagctttccaaatcctatatATGAAATGACTCATTGTATATGTAGATTTTGGAGATAACTTAGCAAGAGCTCAAAactcttgaattttttttttgtctatctctcttatccgatTCATACTTTTTCTTATTGTCCAATCAAACGGTTCTTCCTGTGTTTTCTTCTGTTTTGTATTTATCTGTTCTACAGTTCTATTCTTATCAGAATCATATGTTTGTcatatttctgtttttttccatGTTACGATTCCAAGGGCCcttaaataatactccctccgtttcacaatgtaaatcattctagcatttcccacattcatattgatgttaatgaatctagacatatatgtgtgcctagattttttaacatctatatgaatgtgggtaatgctagaatgacttacattgtgaaacgggtGAAGTACTATGGTTTGGTTCGATGGCATTTAGGTAGTGTTTATTTTCTTAACCAGCCATCTCACTGCTTGCGTCCTCGCCATGTCAGTTTTGGCGATGCTTTTAGATCAATAGCAGTAGAGTTCTTGTTTTTTCAAGGGGACAAATTTTGAGACCAGTGATATTGAACGGAGGATAAGTTGCAGCTGGTGAAATTGTTGGCAACTTTATTGGCACTATTAGGGGAGTAGAGTTCTTGTTTTTTCAAGGGTACAAATTTTGAGACCAGTGATATTGAACGGAGGATAAGTTGCAGCTGGTGAAATTGTTGGCAACTTTATTGGCACTATTAGGGGAGTAGAGTTCTTGTTTTTTCAAGGGTACAAATTTTGAGACCAGTGATATTGAACGGAGGATAAGTTGCAGCTGGTGAAATTGTTGGCAACTTTATTGGCACTATTAGGGGCTCGAGACTTTGAGTCTAGTATTATTTTCAGTCAATGTGATTTTGAATCTTGTGTCATTAAGTGTGCACTCTTTTGTCATGAACTAGGATGAAATTAAGGGATAGGTATAAGGAATaattagatactccctccgttcctctTTATTTGGCACCCATGAAAGTGTTTGCCTTCTGGAACTATATGCAATTTTTCAGTGGTTCCATACCAGGATTAAAATCACCTTTCGCTCTGTTACTATATATCTGGAGTAGCAAGCAATGAACGATtgaggatggatggatcgatgtgCGCGTAATTTATTATATGTTTCAGGATTCGTACATATTcgcatcttaaaaaaaaaaactccaaagcCCCATCCAAGTTTACAAAATCGTGTGGTAACCTTGTCAGTTTTTAAAATCACGGTATACCTCGCGGTAACTGCACGGTTTTAAAGTTAACCTCTAAACCTGAGGTGGCAGTAATCCCACCTAAAATAGTTTGGTGAACCATGGTCTCATCCAGTGTATCCGTGCATGCAAGGGCTACACCTGAGTCTAAACAGGTA is a genomic window of Oryza glaberrima chromosome 7, OglaRS2, whole genome shotgun sequence containing:
- the LOC127778743 gene encoding uncharacterized protein LOC127778743 — encoded protein: MDDAIAALPPELVSEILLRLRPDEPEHLFRASLVCKAWLRAICDPVFLRRYRAFHGSPPLLGVLHRLRVIDGDPAPRIARTTAAPLSPDPAFLRALDCRHGRVLLHASNHGLIVWDPVTGEQHRLPEAGIPWLIYTAAVFCAVGGCDHLDCHGGPFRVVFVATDDDDELVKGSVYSSETGVWSTPATLDDGYQSWEERWQAARSRGEYYRTPYVHPKRCALVGDEIYFTLRNGNTIIEYNWGKNRLSMFDPPTSDMYYIALTVMENGLLGFAGIEGSSLYVWSRKVNPQGAAEWVICRVIELEKTIPVTDLSDGACVVGSAEGLGVIFVSSGAGLFTIELKSKRVKKVEEPGVYFSVLPYMSFYTPDHGTLLSLARTD
- the LOC127778640 gene encoding uncharacterized protein LOC127778640, producing the protein MDELDDMATTFRRWSDDLTPDLVSRVADCCPVKDYASCRAVCRAWRSALPSLASRPLAPVAAADAGVAVSLGVCSQNARRWSRLVGLHQPSGLDAETCCCVGGTRDGWLALVGAAAGKPASGAVLLFNPLTGAEIPLHASLYDPECERAPKVVFSPSPTARDFAAVSMCRPNRLAVQRATEGYSSSLVVDIEALMDGAVVADIAYSEEGKAKVVYCLTTHGAVHVLHLDRRRRRRGRLRAVEVEPLAAGAFSTPYDTIARHTDAKSVALCGGALYQVWRRPGGAGSAVAPAGMLDQRLLRVSESEVFVLRYDPGARGPLWVEVKDLGGHAVFLGANDAAVRVVVDSSELVGDCLYYWDNTAAPEGGYEAFVFNVASRGSARRLPVAGGVSSPLWYFLPAWEKTNLKKPVQYDDSLPVQYDDEPDIGA